In Campylobacter showae CSUNSWCD, one genomic interval encodes:
- the hisA gene encoding 1-(5-phosphoribosyl)-5-[(5-phosphoribosylamino)methylideneamino]imidazole-4-carboxamide isomerase, with amino-acid sequence MEIFPAIDLKEGKAVRLFKGEMSSAKIYSDAPWELAKRFEDMGAKWLHVVDLDGAFAGEAVNLKTVEKIAKAANLQIQIGGGIRDEARIKSYLDSGITRVILGSVALKDPNFTKEMAQKYRVAVGIDAKEGFVAVQGWAEVSQMRATELATKFAGAGVEAIICTDISKDGTLSGVNVEFTSQIAKASGINTIASGGVKDISDIEALKRAGDVYGAIVGKAYYEGTLDLKEAFKLGR; translated from the coding sequence ATGGAAATTTTCCCTGCGATAGATTTAAAAGAGGGTAAGGCGGTTCGGCTTTTTAAAGGCGAAATGAGTAGCGCGAAAATCTACTCGGACGCGCCGTGGGAGCTAGCCAAAAGGTTTGAAGATATGGGCGCAAAGTGGCTTCACGTCGTCGATCTTGACGGAGCGTTTGCGGGTGAAGCGGTAAATCTAAAAACCGTAGAAAAGATCGCAAAAGCCGCAAATTTGCAAATCCAAATCGGCGGCGGGATACGCGATGAAGCGCGAATAAAAAGCTACCTTGATAGCGGTATAACGCGCGTTATCTTGGGCTCAGTAGCGCTAAAAGATCCAAATTTTACTAAAGAAATGGCGCAAAAATACCGCGTCGCCGTCGGCATAGACGCCAAAGAGGGCTTCGTCGCCGTGCAGGGCTGGGCGGAGGTATCGCAGATGAGGGCAACTGAGCTAGCGACTAAATTTGCCGGGGCCGGAGTCGAAGCGATAATCTGTACCGACATCTCAAAAGATGGCACCCTTAGCGGCGTGAACGTTGAGTTTACTTCGCAAATCGCAAAAGCTAGCGGCATAAATACGATCGCAAGCGGCGGCGTAAAAGATATCTCGGATATCGAGGCGCTAAAACGCGCGGGAGACGTTTACGGCGCGATCGTGGGCAAGGCGTACTACGAAGGGACGCTCGATCTAAAAGAGGCCTTTAAGCTGGGCCGCTAA
- the pssA gene encoding CDP-diacylglycerol--serine O-phosphatidyltransferase, with protein sequence MQDNQHKLQLMYILPNLFTAASAFLGIISIIASVRGYIAVGAGLTQEANGYFFKAIIYIVLSLFLDGLDGRVARLTKTTSKFGVEFDSLADIIAFGVAPAMLFYFTVGHSFGRLGSLVAALFVVFGAIRLARFNVMTGTYEPSVFIGLPIPTAAIVSAFWVGLSLEYDFTRSAEWFLLFLQILLSVLMVSNIRYPSFKKIDLKKAHFLRILVGLTVAFSAIYVCPIEAVTTLMSVYVSYGIIRYIFMRCKNKKIQKESE encoded by the coding sequence ATGCAAGACAATCAGCATAAACTTCAGTTAATGTATATTTTACCGAATTTATTCACGGCGGCTTCGGCATTTTTAGGTATCATCAGTATCATTGCCTCCGTTCGTGGCTACATCGCGGTCGGCGCAGGGCTGACCCAGGAGGCTAACGGCTATTTTTTCAAGGCTATTATTTACATCGTTTTGTCTCTTTTTTTGGACGGACTTGACGGACGAGTGGCGAGACTAACTAAAACTACGTCCAAATTTGGCGTGGAGTTTGACAGTCTTGCCGATATTATAGCTTTTGGCGTCGCGCCTGCGATGCTTTTTTATTTTACGGTCGGGCATAGCTTTGGACGTTTGGGTTCGCTAGTCGCTGCACTGTTTGTAGTTTTTGGTGCTATTAGACTTGCTCGGTTTAACGTAATGACCGGCACCTACGAGCCGTCTGTTTTTATCGGCCTTCCGATACCTACGGCTGCCATAGTGTCGGCATTTTGGGTTGGGTTGAGCTTGGAATACGACTTCACCAGGAGCGCCGAGTGGTTTTTACTATTTTTGCAAATTTTGCTTTCCGTTTTGATGGTGAGCAATATCCGCTACCCTAGCTTTAAAAAAATAGATCTAAAAAAAGCCCATTTTTTACGCATATTAGTCGGTCTTACGGTTGCGTTTTCGGCTATTTATGTTTGCCCCATCGAAGCGGTTACGACTTTAATGAGCGTTTATGTTTCTTACGGTATAATCCGCTATATTTTTATGAGATGTAAAAACAAAAAAATCCAAAAGGAGAGCGAATGA
- the hisH gene encoding imidazole glycerol phosphate synthase subunit HisH: MIGIIDYGAGNLRSVLNAFESLNLKAKLVGRGEELGKFDKIILPGVGAFGEAMQKLKDRDFIPVIKEAVAGGKPFLGICLGMQLLFEQSEEFGVNEGLGLVKGRVVKFDPSKFDAPLKVPHTGWNTINFTKQTPINKDLAASEYLYFVHSYHVVCEDDAALGFTEYGYKFVSAVHKDNIFGFQPHPEKSHETGLKILRNFGEM; the protein is encoded by the coding sequence TTGATCGGCATCATCGACTACGGAGCTGGAAATTTAAGGAGCGTTTTAAACGCGTTTGAGAGTTTAAATTTAAAGGCGAAACTCGTCGGTCGCGGCGAGGAATTAGGTAAATTTGACAAGATTATTTTGCCTGGAGTCGGAGCTTTTGGCGAAGCGATGCAAAAGCTAAAAGATAGAGATTTTATCCCTGTGATAAAAGAGGCTGTAGCCGGCGGAAAGCCGTTTTTGGGCATTTGTCTGGGTATGCAGCTACTTTTTGAGCAAAGCGAGGAGTTTGGTGTAAACGAGGGACTTGGGCTCGTAAAAGGGCGAGTTGTTAAATTTGACCCGTCTAAATTTGACGCGCCGTTAAAGGTGCCGCACACGGGGTGGAATACCATAAATTTTACCAAGCAAACACCGATAAATAAAGATTTAGCGGCTAGCGAGTATTTGTATTTCGTACACTCTTATCACGTAGTTTGCGAGGATGATGCGGCGCTTGGCTTTACCGAGTACGGCTATAAATTCGTGAGCGCGGTGCATAAAGATAACATTTTCGGTTTTCAGCCGCACCCCGAAAAGAGTCACGAAACGGGGCTAAAAATTTTACGAAATTTCGGAGAGATGTGA
- a CDS encoding chemotaxis response regulator CheY — translation MKILVVDDSSTMRRIIKNTLQRLGHQEILEAEHGVEAWQILGQHSDINVLITDWNMPEMNGLELVKKVRAEAKYVDMPIIMVTTEGGKAEVITALKAGVNNYIVKPFTPQVLKEKLEDVLG, via the coding sequence GTGAAAATACTAGTAGTCGACGACAGCTCTACTATGAGAAGAATCATAAAAAACACCCTGCAAAGGCTCGGGCATCAAGAAATTTTAGAGGCTGAGCACGGAGTAGAAGCGTGGCAAATTTTGGGTCAGCACAGCGATATAAACGTGCTTATCACCGACTGGAATATGCCTGAGATGAACGGCCTTGAGCTCGTAAAAAAGGTACGCGCCGAGGCAAAATACGTCGATATGCCTATCATCATGGTAACGACTGAGGGCGGTAAAGCTGAGGTCATCACCGCGCTAAAAGCAGGCGTCAATAACTACATCGTAAAGCCGTTTACGCCGCAAGTTTTAAAAGAAAAACTTGAAGACGTCTTGGGCTAA
- a CDS encoding vWA domain-containing protein: MKKIAFLLMIIGAFAFAKSEEAPQKSEPKQLEMVLILDKSGSMSGLESDTIGGFNSMIDKQKEAGVDAKVTTVLFDTNFKTLHDRVDIKKVEKLTSKDYVAGGNTALLDAVGDTINKISKVEDIYAKNRAVLFVIITDGQENSSREYSKAQIKKMISDKQEKYDWEFIFLGANIDAVSEAQSLGIKGTNAVKYKNSSEGVQKNFEAAAEMSKDMAMDKKSSSKWREKVLEDK, translated from the coding sequence ATGAAAAAAATCGCATTTTTGTTGATGATTATCGGGGCGTTTGCGTTTGCTAAAAGCGAGGAAGCGCCGCAAAAATCAGAGCCAAAGCAGCTTGAGATGGTGCTTATCTTAGATAAATCAGGCTCGATGAGCGGGCTTGAGAGCGATACTATCGGCGGCTTTAACTCGATGATCGACAAGCAAAAAGAAGCGGGCGTGGACGCCAAGGTAACGACGGTGCTTTTTGATACGAATTTTAAGACGCTGCATGATAGGGTGGATATCAAAAAGGTCGAGAAGCTAACGAGTAAGGACTATGTCGCAGGTGGCAACACCGCGCTACTAGACGCTGTGGGCGATACGATAAACAAAATCTCAAAAGTCGAGGATATCTACGCCAAAAACAGAGCCGTACTTTTCGTGATCATCACCGACGGGCAGGAGAACTCGAGCAGGGAGTACTCAAAGGCGCAGATCAAAAAGATGATAAGCGATAAGCAGGAAAAATACGACTGGGAGTTTATATTTTTGGGAGCAAACATCGACGCGGTTAGCGAAGCGCAAAGCCTAGGCATAAAGGGCACGAACGCTGTGAAATACAAAAACAGCAGCGAAGGCGTGCAGAAAAACTTTGAGGCCGCTGCAGAGATGTCCAAAGATATGGCGATGGATAAAAAATCAAGCTCGAAGTGGCGCGAAAAGGTGCTTGAGGATAAGTAA
- a CDS encoding PDC sensor domain-containing protein, translated as MTLQDIQRFSELRYKARAYICYLFSKNLPNRLPGVNAESIKSGFDKMAHEIEGFDAFYVLDASGVQIGDAVSLNEKYKAGGGENCSNKSYYYTAVREKRCVLSDPYPSSLTGELCVTASTPIYDDKGELKFVACIDVSLENILAIVSHGKLESYFGKFLKTVYAAFAVALFIIALFLFADALKGLLAKDFLNIEVEKMFEHTIVLTLALAIFDLVKAIFEEEVLGKSKRGEDMENKTMIRFIGSIIIALAIEALMLVFKFAITAPDHIINAIYLIGGVAMLMVALSIYFFATKQRSSH; from the coding sequence TTGACGTTACAAGATATACAGAGGTTTTCAGAGTTAAGATACAAGGCTAGAGCCTATATATGCTATCTTTTTAGTAAAAATTTGCCAAACAGGCTGCCGGGGGTAAACGCCGAGTCGATAAAAAGCGGCTTTGATAAAATGGCGCACGAGATAGAGGGCTTTGACGCGTTTTACGTGCTTGACGCAAGCGGCGTGCAAATAGGCGACGCCGTGAGCTTAAACGAAAAATATAAAGCCGGCGGCGGCGAAAACTGCAGCAATAAGTCTTATTATTACACCGCGGTGCGCGAGAAGCGCTGCGTGCTAAGCGACCCGTATCCGTCCTCGCTAACGGGCGAGCTGTGCGTGACAGCGTCCACTCCGATATATGACGACAAAGGGGAGTTAAAATTCGTCGCTTGTATCGACGTTTCGCTAGAAAACATCCTAGCCATCGTCTCTCACGGCAAGTTAGAGAGCTACTTCGGCAAATTTTTAAAAACTGTTTATGCCGCGTTTGCGGTCGCGCTTTTTATCATAGCCTTGTTTTTGTTTGCCGACGCGCTCAAAGGGCTTTTGGCTAAAGATTTTTTAAATATCGAAGTCGAAAAGATGTTTGAGCACACGATCGTGCTTACGCTAGCGCTTGCGATCTTTGACTTGGTTAAAGCGATATTTGAGGAAGAGGTGCTAGGCAAAAGCAAGCGCGGCGAGGACATGGAAAACAAGACGATGATTAGATTTATCGGCTCGATCATCATCGCGCTTGCGATCGAGGCGCTGATGCTCGTGTTTAAATTTGCCATCACGGCGCCAGATCACATCATAAATGCGATCTATCTCATCGGCGGCGTTGCGATGCTGATGGTCGCGCTTAGCATTTATTTTTTTGCTACAAAGCAAAGGAGCTCGCATTGA
- a CDS encoding 2-isopropylmalate synthase → MNNDKIIIFDTTLRDGEQSPGASMNTEEKIRIARQLERLNVDVMEVGFAAASRGDFDAIHQIAKQASNASICSLARAVDGDIKAAGEAIAPAKNRRIHTFIATSPIHMEFKLKMSPDEVIRRAVKAVEYAKTFCEDVEFSCEDACRSEMSFLKEICDAAINAGAKTINIPDTVGYLYPEEITARIGEMVKFINGRAVVSVHNHNDLGLATANSLAAIKAGARQVECTLNGIGERAGNAALEEIVMAIKTRSDVFAPLYTDIVYKEIYPSSRLLAGIIGIEPQPNKAIVGKNAFAHESGIHQDGVLKHKETYEIISAESIGLDKNSLILGKHSGRHAFKDKLISLGFELEDSALNEAFEKFKALADKKKEIFDDDLRALVTNEIIKIPETFEFLTLTQSSCNKGLSSAAITLRHADEIKSDAALGNGTVDAIFKVIDRLSGINGVLKDYKVNAVSQGKDALANVVVKVEFDGKTIIGHGLDIDTMTASARAYIGALNSYVKITATK, encoded by the coding sequence ATGAACAATGATAAAATTATAATATTTGATACGACTTTACGAGACGGCGAGCAAAGCCCTGGCGCCTCGATGAATACCGAGGAGAAAATCCGCATCGCACGCCAGCTAGAGCGCCTAAACGTGGACGTCATGGAGGTCGGTTTTGCTGCGGCTAGTAGGGGTGATTTTGACGCGATACATCAGATTGCCAAGCAAGCCTCAAACGCCTCTATCTGTTCGCTCGCCCGCGCCGTGGACGGCGATATAAAGGCTGCGGGAGAGGCTATCGCTCCGGCAAAAAATAGGCGCATCCACACCTTTATCGCCACAAGCCCGATCCATATGGAGTTTAAGCTAAAAATGTCTCCCGACGAAGTGATCAGACGCGCAGTAAAAGCCGTGGAATACGCTAAAACCTTCTGCGAGGATGTTGAGTTTAGCTGCGAGGACGCATGCAGGAGCGAGATGAGCTTTTTAAAAGAAATTTGCGACGCCGCTATAAACGCCGGAGCAAAAACGATCAACATCCCTGACACCGTGGGGTATCTATATCCCGAGGAGATTACCGCTCGCATAGGAGAAATGGTTAAATTTATAAACGGTCGCGCAGTCGTCTCCGTGCATAATCACAACGACCTAGGCCTAGCTACGGCAAACTCGCTAGCCGCGATAAAAGCGGGCGCAAGGCAGGTTGAGTGTACGCTAAATGGTATAGGCGAGCGTGCGGGAAATGCCGCGCTTGAAGAGATCGTTATGGCGATAAAGACGCGCAGCGACGTATTCGCGCCGCTTTATACGGACATAGTTTATAAAGAAATTTATCCTAGCTCGCGCCTGCTAGCGGGTATCATCGGTATCGAGCCGCAGCCAAACAAAGCCATCGTCGGCAAAAACGCCTTCGCTCACGAAAGCGGCATCCACCAAGACGGCGTGTTAAAACATAAAGAAACCTATGAAATCATCAGCGCCGAGAGTATTGGGCTGGACAAAAACTCGCTGATACTAGGCAAGCACTCGGGTCGCCACGCCTTTAAAGATAAGCTAATAAGCCTTGGTTTTGAGCTAGAAGATAGCGCGCTAAACGAGGCGTTTGAGAAATTTAAGGCGCTTGCCGATAAGAAAAAAGAGATCTTTGACGATGATTTACGCGCGTTAGTTACGAACGAGATCATCAAGATCCCTGAGACTTTCGAGTTCTTGACGCTTACGCAAAGTAGCTGCAACAAAGGCCTAAGCAGCGCGGCGATCACGCTTCGTCACGCCGACGAGATCAAGAGCGACGCGGCGCTAGGTAACGGTACGGTGGACGCGATATTTAAGGTCATCGACCGTCTAAGCGGCATAAACGGCGTACTAAAAGACTATAAGGTAAACGCCGTTTCGCAGGGCAAGGATGCGCTGGCAAACGTCGTCGTCAAGGTCGAATTTGACGGCAAGACCATCATCGGTCACGGACTTGATATCGACACGATGACGGCGAGCGCTAGAGCGTATATAGGTGCGTTAAACAGCTACGTAAAAATCACTGCGACAAAGTAA
- the ftsH gene encoding ATP-dependent zinc metalloprotease FtsH, whose protein sequence is MDNRKNDDKNLNNGGNNFFNKNPILIFAIFAIVIVIAFRGLGGGEMDGTLLGQSSAGSKSTSYSEIKEMIKNKQVAQVGISETSIKAVDNGGRTYFAKRVNDPTLVPILEEQKIPYGAYSETNWFTEMLFSWVLPIFIFFGIWMFLASRMQRNMGGGILGMGSSKKLVNSEKPKVKFADVAGVQEAKEEVKEIVDFLKHPDRYINLGAKIPKGVLLVGPPGTGKTLLAKAVAGEADVPFFSVSGSSFIEMFVGVGASRVRDLFENAKKEAPAIVFIDEIDAIGKSRAASGMIGGNDEREQTLNQLLAEMDGFSSDASPVIVLAATNRPEVLDAALLRPGRFDRQVLVDKPDFKGRIEILRVHIKDIKLDHSVSIEDIARMTAGLAGADLANIINEAALLAGRKEKGKVEQVDLLEAVERAIAGLEKKSRRINPKEKRIVAYHESGHALIAETTKGANRVTKVSIIPRGLAALGYTLHTPEENKFMMQRHELMAEVDVLLAGRAAEEVFIKEISTGAGNDLERATDILRSIISIYGMSDIAGLMVLEKRRSTFLAGGQADRDYSDKTAEKVDEFIKNTLDERYKHVLETLRTYGDAIEKMVEALYEEETIEGVKVREIIANYEKEHGMPSRLVNLEENKEEQV, encoded by the coding sequence ATGGACAACAGAAAAAACGATGATAAAAATTTAAATAATGGCGGAAATAATTTTTTTAATAAAAATCCGATTTTGATTTTCGCCATTTTTGCTATCGTGATAGTGATAGCATTTCGCGGGCTTGGAGGCGGCGAGATGGACGGCACGCTACTAGGGCAAAGTTCGGCCGGCTCGAAAAGCACATCGTATTCCGAGATAAAAGAGATGATAAAAAACAAGCAAGTAGCGCAAGTGGGCATCTCGGAAACCTCGATAAAAGCCGTAGATAACGGCGGTAGAACATACTTTGCCAAAAGGGTAAACGATCCGACGCTAGTGCCGATCTTGGAGGAGCAAAAGATCCCTTATGGAGCGTATAGCGAGACGAACTGGTTTACCGAAATGCTCTTTTCGTGGGTGCTCCCTATTTTTATTTTCTTTGGTATTTGGATGTTTTTGGCCAGCCGCATGCAACGAAATATGGGCGGCGGTATCCTTGGAATGGGAAGCTCTAAAAAGCTTGTAAACTCGGAAAAACCGAAGGTTAAATTTGCCGACGTAGCGGGGGTGCAAGAGGCAAAAGAAGAAGTTAAAGAGATCGTGGATTTCTTAAAGCATCCGGATAGATATATAAATTTAGGAGCCAAAATCCCAAAAGGCGTACTTTTGGTAGGACCTCCAGGCACGGGTAAAACCCTGCTCGCAAAGGCCGTCGCTGGCGAAGCGGACGTACCGTTTTTCTCGGTTTCGGGATCAAGCTTTATCGAGATGTTTGTCGGCGTGGGTGCTAGCCGCGTGAGAGATCTTTTTGAAAATGCGAAAAAAGAAGCTCCGGCGATCGTTTTTATAGATGAGATCGACGCCATCGGCAAAAGCCGTGCGGCTAGCGGAATGATCGGCGGAAATGACGAACGCGAACAAACACTAAATCAGCTTTTGGCTGAGATGGACGGCTTTAGTTCGGATGCATCGCCGGTTATCGTGCTTGCTGCGACGAACCGTCCTGAGGTGCTTGACGCAGCGCTTTTAAGGCCGGGCAGATTTGACAGACAGGTGCTTGTCGATAAGCCTGATTTTAAAGGCAGGATCGAAATTTTACGTGTTCATATAAAAGATATTAAGCTCGATCATAGTGTCAGCATCGAAGATATCGCACGTATGACAGCCGGTCTTGCGGGAGCTGATCTAGCCAACATCATAAACGAAGCCGCCTTGCTAGCAGGCAGAAAAGAAAAAGGCAAAGTCGAGCAGGTTGATTTGCTAGAGGCCGTTGAGCGAGCGATCGCGGGTCTTGAGAAAAAATCTCGCCGCATAAATCCGAAAGAAAAACGCATCGTTGCCTATCATGAGAGCGGACACGCGCTTATCGCCGAGACGACGAAGGGCGCAAACAGAGTCACCAAGGTGTCGATCATACCGCGCGGACTTGCGGCGCTTGGCTACACGCTTCATACTCCTGAAGAGAATAAATTTATGATGCAGCGCCACGAGCTGATGGCTGAAGTGGACGTGCTTTTAGCGGGGCGTGCAGCAGAAGAGGTCTTTATAAAAGAGATTTCGACCGGTGCTGGCAACGACCTAGAGCGTGCGACCGATATACTTCGCTCGATTATCTCGATATACGGCATGAGCGATATCGCGGGACTTATGGTGCTTGAAAAACGCCGTAGTACTTTCCTTGCCGGCGGTCAAGCCGATAGGGATTACAGCGACAAAACGGCGGAAAAAGTGGATGAATTTATCAAAAACACGCTTGATGAGCGCTATAAACACGTGCTTGAGACGCTGAGAACTTACGGCGACGCGATAGAAAAGATGGTAGAGGCGCTTTATGAAGAGGAAACTATCGAGGGCGTGAAGGTTAGAGAGATCATCGCAAACTATGAAAAAGAGCATGGCATGCCTAGCAGGCTAGTAAATTTGGAAGAAAATAAAGAGGAACAAGTGTAA
- a CDS encoding 50S ribosomal protein L11 methyltransferase, with protein sequence MKDKFYELEVLCSQELRELFEDLVFSLGVTCTQETAGGFIIRDEDELDEVEFGLQEYAKSLQDALGREIEFKTTKSQKENKDWLNEYKKNVRPIEIGKFYIHPSWEESKDGFENIIIDPALAFGSGHHESTSACIEYLQKYATIGKSALDVGCGSGILSIALAKLGCVVDACDTDEQAVQSSQKNAELNGVKFNQIWTGSVANLDKKYDIVVANIIADVILMLKNDLINLLKESSCLVLAGVLDKYETRILEAFSSLKLVESQTKNEWKSFVFQKA encoded by the coding sequence TTGAAAGATAAATTTTACGAGCTTGAAGTTCTTTGTTCGCAGGAGCTTCGCGAGCTTTTCGAAGATCTCGTTTTTTCTTTGGGCGTTACTTGTACGCAAGAGACTGCCGGCGGGTTTATCATCCGAGATGAAGACGAGCTAGACGAAGTGGAATTTGGCCTGCAAGAGTACGCAAAATCTCTACAAGATGCGCTTGGCCGCGAGATCGAATTTAAGACAACAAAAAGCCAAAAAGAAAATAAAGACTGGCTAAACGAATACAAAAAAAACGTAAGACCGATAGAGATCGGTAAATTTTACATCCACCCAAGCTGGGAAGAGTCTAAAGACGGGTTTGAAAACATCATCATCGATCCCGCTCTCGCCTTTGGCTCTGGTCATCACGAGAGTACGAGCGCTTGTATAGAGTATCTGCAAAAATATGCTACAATCGGCAAGAGTGCGCTTGACGTTGGCTGCGGAAGCGGGATACTAAGCATCGCTCTAGCAAAGCTAGGCTGCGTCGTTGATGCCTGCGATACGGATGAGCAAGCAGTGCAAAGCTCGCAGAAAAATGCCGAGCTAAACGGGGTTAAATTTAATCAAATTTGGACCGGTTCGGTGGCGAATTTGGATAAAAAATACGATATCGTCGTCGCAAACATAATCGCCGATGTGATACTAATGCTAAAAAATGATTTGATAAATTTGCTAAAAGAGAGCTCATGTCTCGTTTTAGCAGGCGTTTTGGATAAATACGAAACGCGAATTTTAGAAGCTTTTTCGTCGCTAAAACTAGTGGAAAGTCAAACCAAAAACGAGTGGAAAAGCTTCGTATTTCAAAAAGCTTAA
- a CDS encoding phosphatidylserine decarboxylase yields MQNIGLIAKQGYKYVFALGLLFLLALILGACQILFFALFVLCVFWFRNPERALGSDDAYAVLSPIDGKIKSIDKIYYFDTQCVAITIRKGVFDAGALRAPCDMELLEVRQRHGLFLCNAMEASKNLNERALFVCKNLDNKFAIRVIAGPLSKGISFENFSRLKAGRRFGFLSSGEVVLILPANARISVSVGEKVASAGILGFFSYEEKDARQSA; encoded by the coding sequence ATGCAAAACATCGGGCTAATCGCAAAACAGGGCTACAAATACGTTTTTGCTTTAGGGCTTTTGTTTTTGCTTGCGCTGATTTTGGGCGCGTGTCAAATTTTATTTTTCGCGCTTTTTGTGCTCTGCGTTTTTTGGTTTAGAAACCCAGAGCGAGCGCTAGGCAGTGACGATGCTTATGCCGTGCTTAGCCCGATCGACGGCAAGATAAAAAGCATAGATAAAATTTACTATTTTGATACTCAGTGTGTAGCCATAACTATCCGTAAGGGCGTGTTTGACGCAGGTGCGCTCAGAGCTCCTTGCGATATGGAGCTTTTGGAAGTCAGGCAGAGGCACGGCCTGTTTTTGTGCAACGCTATGGAAGCTTCTAAAAATTTAAACGAGCGAGCATTGTTTGTATGTAAAAATTTAGACAACAAATTTGCGATCCGCGTCATCGCCGGACCTCTTAGTAAGGGTATTTCTTTTGAAAATTTTAGCCGTCTAAAAGCGGGCAGGAGATTTGGCTTTTTAAGTAGCGGCGAGGTGGTTTTGATACTGCCTGCAAATGCAAGAATAAGCGTTAGCGTTGGCGAAAAAGTGGCAAGCGCAGGCATTTTAGGTTTTTTTAGCTACGAGGAAAAAGATGCAAGACAATCAGCATAA